AGATGTCCCTATCCTCAGCAACCTGCATCTTAAATTCTTCCGGGTAGCTTTTTGCTTCTCTATTCAATACTTCTTTTCTCTTTTCCTCGAACGCATAAGAGAGATACCTGAGGAATATCAACCCCAAAACAACATATTTATACTCATGGACCTCAACCTTCTTTCTCAATTTATCCGCGGCTTTCCATAGTTTATCTTCAAAAGTTATGTCTTTTTCTTTCATTTTTTACACTCCTACCTCCACTGGCTCGTCACCTAACTTCGGTATAGGTATAGGTATAGGTATGGTAATATCTGCAGTATTGTATTATTAAGGTCATATGACCTCCTCTACATAGCACTTATGTACATACGACATAAAAAGGCATTTTGGAATAAGAGGAGGCGAAATGAATAAATGCAAAAAACGCTCGACCTGATGTTCGTCAATATGGTGGAACAGGGACACGAATGCCCGCCATTTGTATCCAACGCCATATTACGGAAGGGCAGCAGCATACGAAAAAGAGCTGAGAAAGGCAAAGGAAATAGCGATAATTCTTCTTCGAGGTTTATCTTGCTTGATTACTTACTCTTCGCACTCTATAATCTTCTCCAGGCATAAAAGAACCGCTGTAAAGCCGTGAGATTACACAGGACAGCGAAGATAAGCATACTCCAGCCAAGGAAAGAGAAACCGAGAGCTTGGTATGGATACAGCCATGTGAGTATTGTCGCTGCGATTATAAGCAATAACCTGTCCGCTCTGCCGACCATGCCACCATATACCCTGCCGAGACCCACAGCCTGCGCCTGTGTGCCCATATACGATGTCAGGAGTATACCAATAATCGCCAGCAAGCCTATCTCCCAGCTCACGTAGCCACCAAAGATGATACCACAGAGAATAAACATATCAGCATATCGGTCAATCACATGGTCGAGGAAATCCCCCTTTTTGCTCGCAATGCCCGTCTCTCGAGCCAGAACGCCATCAAAGGTATCCAGGAAGGCATTCATGGCTACGAGCACGCCAGCGAATAGCAGCAGCAGGTGATGACCTCTGAGCCCCGCAACAGTGAATAACAGCCCGGCAAGAGCGGCGGAGAATAGAGAAAGTAGCGATAGCGAATTCGGTGAGATGCCAACTGCGGCGATAAGCCCCACTATCTTCCTGGATAACCACCAGTTGTTCACAAAAGAACGCAGTAAGGAGTTAATAACCATTTTTGGTCATATTATCTTATCTGTATTGTGCGCTGTGCAGTGCATCATCTCAGCTTTTTCATCATCTTCAGGGGCATACCCCGCATCATCGGGATTTTACCCCTACCGGAAATAATGCTCTTCATCATCTTTTGCATCATTCGATGATATTTTAATAGCTCGTTAACCTCTGCTTTTGATGTGCCCGAACCTATTGCTATCCGCCTCAACCTCGAACTGTTTATTATCTTCGGCTCATTCCGCTCTTCCTCTGTCATGGAATCCATAATCACCCTGAATTTCTTCAATTTCTCCTCTGTTACCTGGTAAGCGGTATCATCAAGATCTATATCCAGCCCACCAAGTGGTAGCATCTGCATCAATTTCTTGAACGGACCCATCTTTCGCAACATTTCTAACTGCTTATACAGGTCATTCAATGTGAATTTGCCGCCCTTGAATGTCGTTTCCATCTCCTCTGGCTTCAAACTATCTTCCGCCATCTCTATCAGTGACTTTATATCACCCATCCCAAGCATACGGGAGACGAACCTGTCAGGTTCAAATCGTTCGAAGTCATCCATCTTCTCCCCTGTACCAAGGAACGCAATGCCCGAGTTCGTTTCTGCAACGGCGGAGAGTGCACCACCACCTTTCGCTGTACCGTCCATCTTGGTTATAATTATACCGGTGATGCCAATAGCATCATCAAATGCCTTCGCCTGTACCGATGCTTGCTGTCCGATACCGGCATCGAGAACAAGAAGCCGCTGTTCGGGCTTTATCTCTGATTCTATCCTCCTGATCTCCTCTATCATCTCTGATTCGAGCGCATGCCGACCAGCAGTGTCTATTATCTTAATGTCATACCTCTCAAATTCTTCCACTCCTGCCTTTACTATCTCCAGTACGTCAGTTTGCCCACATGATGC
This portion of the Methanophagales archaeon genome encodes:
- a CDS encoding CDP-alcohol phosphatidyltransferase family protein → MVINSLLRSFVNNWWLSRKIVGLIAAVGISPNSLSLLSLFSAALAGLLFTVAGLRGHHLLLLFAGVLVAMNAFLDTFDGVLARETGIASKKGDFLDHVIDRYADMFILCGIIFGGYVSWEIGLLAIIGILLTSYMGTQAQAVGLGRVYGGMVGRADRLLLIIAATILTWLYPYQALGFSFLGWSMLIFAVLCNLTALQRFFYAWRRL
- the ffh gene encoding signal recognition particle protein, which codes for MLDKLSSSLKETVKKIAMSKRIDKQTVDELVRDLQRALIQADVKISLVKELSTRVRDRALKEKAVLNPREHVIKVLYEELMKILGRGIELPLTPQKIMMVGLHGSGKTSSCAKLARYFQKKGLKPAVICADIYRPAASAQLKQLCARINVPFFDTASCGQTDVLEIVKAGVEEFERYDIKIIDTAGRHALESEMIEEIRRIESEIKPEQRLLVLDAGIGQQASVQAKAFDDAIGITGIIITKMDGTAKGGGALSAVAETNSGIAFLGTGEKMDDFERFEPDRFVSRMLGMGDIKSLIEMAEDSLKPEEMETTFKGGKFTLNDLYKQLEMLRKMGPFKKLMQMLPLGGLDIDLDDTAYQVTEEKLKKFRVIMDSMTEEERNEPKIINSSRLRRIAIGSGTSKAEVNELLKYHRMMQKMMKSIISGRGKIPMMRGMPLKMMKKLR
- a CDS encoding type I restriction-modification system subunit M N-terminal domain-containing protein is translated as MKEKDITFEDKLWKAADKLRKKVEVHEYKYVVLGLIFLRYLSYAFEEKRKEVLNREAKSYPEEFKMQVAEDRDIYLANGALYVPEKTSWDYIKNANQQNIGEILDKTSELLRMNIQTNLRM